A DNA window from Solanum lycopersicum chromosome 3, SLM_r2.1 contains the following coding sequences:
- the LOC101261895 gene encoding uncharacterized protein: protein MNRATPVRSSHTTTADLLTWSEVPPSSNSSSVAASRSASRSHQPSDGISKAVFGGQLTDEEADSLNKRKPCSGYKLREISGSNIFSDHDEDGKSESGTDYGNFTNRTSVRIVQQAANGISQISFSTEENVSPKKPITLTEVAKQRELSGNLEIESDIKVKKLLSDAKTKELSGNDIFGPPEEVPPRSLAAARSMESKESKDMGEPAPRTVRTSVRVSNPAGGQSNILFGDEPVVKTTKKIHNQKFAELTGNDIFKGDTPPGSAEKTLSSAKLKEMSGNDIFSDGKIESRDHFGGVRKPPGGESTIRLV from the exons ATGAATAGAGCAACACCTGTACGGAGCTCCCATACCACCACCGCCGATCTGCTCACCTGGTCGGAGGTTCCGCCGTCCTCTAACTCTTCCTCTGTCGCCGCTTCCCGCAGTGCTTCTCGTTCTCATCAG CCTTCTGATGGAATTAGTAAGGCTGTGTTTGGTGGTCAGTTAACTGATGAAGAAGCTGATAGCTTGAACAAACG CAAACCTTGTTCAGGGTATAAACTGAGGGAGATCAGTGGCAGCAATATATTTTCTGATCATGATGAAGATGGTAAATCAGAATCTGGAACTGATTATGGTAATTTTACTAACAGGACATCAGTGCGCATTGTTCAG CAAGCTGCAAATGGAATAAGCCAAATTTCATTCAGTACTGAAGAAAATGTTTCCCCAAAGAAGCCTATCACTCTGACCGAAGTGGCAAAGCAACGTGAGTTGAGTGGAAATTTAGAAATTGAGTCAGATATCAAAGTCAAGAAGCTGCTATCAGATGCAAAGACAAAGGAGCTTAGTGGAAATGATATTTTTGGCCCTCCTGAAGAAGTTCCTCCTAGATCCCTGGCTGCTGCACGTTCGATGGAGTCGAAAGAAAGCAAAGACATGGGTGAACCTGCTCCACGAACTGTACGCACATCTGTTAGGGTTTCTAAT CCTGCTGGTGGTCAAAGCAATATCTTGTTTGGGGATGAACCTGTTGTCAAGACaacaaagaaaatacataacCAGAAGTTTGCAGAATTGACAGGCAATGACATTTTCAAGGGAGATACTCCTCCTGGATCGGCGGAGAAGACACTGAGCAGTGCTAAGCTGAAAGAAATGAGTGGTAATGATATATTCTCTGATGGAAAAATTGAATCTAGGGATCACTTTGGCGGTGTGCGCAAACCACCTGGTGGAGAAAGCACTATCAGATTAGTGTAA
- the LOC101261593 gene encoding uncharacterized protein: MENYSSLSCEIQIIRARNVDRTLLGGSLFVRCYLYSGDDQRVEIKSQEIIPSKSGDHLFWDESFSLDCSGSQDSINRLKQGSVVVELHSRKNLLLLLPILGGSNMFGRAEIPWRSVFESKNMEIMEWAIMDKVNDVKPMAVQIAMKIRVIETIKVKKNINSKLRRSSSSSCACMDYCGCNSSNVFRVDDYQVFALGAALGAL; this comes from the coding sequence ATGGAGAATTATTCATCTCTTAGTTGTGAAATACAAATCATAAGAGCAAGAAACGTGGATCGAACATTGTTAGGAGGGAGTTTGTTTGTTAGATGCTATCTTTATTCAGGAGATGATCAAAGAGTTGAAATAAAGAGCCAAGAAATAATCCCATCAAAATCAGGTGATCACTTGTTTTGGGATGAGTCTTTCTCATTGGATTGCTCTGGAAGTCAAGATTCCATTAATCGTCTCAAACAAGGTAGTGTAGTCGTGGAACTTCACTCAAGaaaaaatcttcttcttcttcttccaattTTAGGTGGTTCAAACATGTTTGGAAGGGCTGAAATTCCATGGAGAAGTGTTTTTGAGTCGAAAAACATGGAGATTATGGAGTGGGCAATTATGGATAAAGTGAATGATGTGAAGCCAATGGCAGTGCAAATCGCAATGAAGATAAGGGTAATAGAGACaataaaagtgaagaaaaatattaattctaAGTTGAGaagatcatcatcatcatcatgtgCTTGCATGGACTATTGTGGGTGTAATAGTAGTAATGTTTTTAGGGTTGATGATTATCAAGTCTTTGCACTTGGAGCTGCTCTAGGTGCCTTGTAA